A window of Caretta caretta isolate rCarCar2 chromosome 13, rCarCar1.hap1, whole genome shotgun sequence contains these coding sequences:
- the TMEM74B gene encoding transmembrane protein 74B isoform X1, with amino-acid sequence MICSVGRLRENLAAPLFTVPVPWLDSRPHPHPQPACTDRRSGLRQSQLGQGGGRDAAPRRAPGDCAASRGCGWWLSRVLWSRPGADGDAPGSCWPMATSCPLELRSLGKGPGASRGAAPQGAGGCSAPRTAPSAGLDNASYQAPEEEETWFRSREEAGSGPRGGAARPRAQRGDLSPRSEDGPLPEPAGHSVDCGFISALIFLVSGIVLVVIAYTIPRQPRVDPAAVTAREMERLEMYYARLGSHLDKCIIAGLGLLTLGGMLLSVLLLVSIYKGELYRRRTFPGSRGPRKTYGSINLRLRQLNGDGGQSLVENEVIQVTETTIVSQGS; translated from the exons ATGATTTGCTCCGTTGGGCGATTGCGTGAGAACCTGGCGGCGCCTTTGTTTACCGTCCCCGTTCCCTGGCTGGAttctcgcccccacccccacccccagccagcttGCACGGATAGGCGATCCGGGCTCCGGCAgagccagctggggcagggagggggacggGACGCTGCTCCCCGCCGCGCCCCAGGGGACTGTGCCGCTTCCCGGGGCTGTGGCTGGTGGCTGAGTCGGGTGCTTTGGAGCAG ACCCGGCGCTGACGGGGATGCCCCGGGGAGCTGCTGGCCCATGGCGACTTCCTGCCCCCTGGAGCTGAGGAGCCTCGGGAAGGGCCCCGGGGCCAGCCGGGGAGCGGCGCCGCAGGGAGCCGGGGGCTGCTCAGCACCGCGGACAGCTCCCAGCGCCGGCCTGGACAACGCCTCCTACCAGGCGCCGGAGGAAGAGGAAACCTGGTTCCGGAGCCGCGAGGAGGCGGGGAGCGGCCCCCGAGGAGGCGCCGCCCGGCCCAGGGCGCAGCGCGGAGACCTCTCGCCCCGGTCGGAGGATGGGCCCCTGCCAGAGCCCGCTGGCCACTCCGTGGACTGTGGGTTCATTTCGGCCTTGATCTTCCTCGTGAGCGGGATCGTGCTGGTGGTGATCGCCTACACCATCCCCCGCCAGCCCCGGGTGGACCCCGCCGCAGTGACGGCCCGGGAGATGGAGAGGCTGGAGATGTACTACGCGCGCCTGGGCTCCCACTTGGACAAGTGTATCATCGCAGGGCTGGGCTTGCTGACCTTGGGGGGCATGCTGCTCTCCGTGCTGCTGCTGGTCTCCATCTACAAAGGGGAGCTGTACCGGAGACGGACCTTCCCGGGCTCCAGGGGGCCAAGGAAAACCTACGGATCTATAAATCTGAGACTGAGGCAACTCAATGGCGATGGGGGACAATCCTTGGTAGAGAATGAAGTCATCCAGGTGACAGAGACTACAATTGTCAGCCAGGGTTCTTAG
- the TMEM74B gene encoding transmembrane protein 74B isoform X2, with the protein MATSCPLELRSLGKGPGASRGAAPQGAGGCSAPRTAPSAGLDNASYQAPEEEETWFRSREEAGSGPRGGAARPRAQRGDLSPRSEDGPLPEPAGHSVDCGFISALIFLVSGIVLVVIAYTIPRQPRVDPAAVTAREMERLEMYYARLGSHLDKCIIAGLGLLTLGGMLLSVLLLVSIYKGELYRRRTFPGSRGPRKTYGSINLRLRQLNGDGGQSLVENEVIQVTETTIVSQGS; encoded by the coding sequence ATGGCGACTTCCTGCCCCCTGGAGCTGAGGAGCCTCGGGAAGGGCCCCGGGGCCAGCCGGGGAGCGGCGCCGCAGGGAGCCGGGGGCTGCTCAGCACCGCGGACAGCTCCCAGCGCCGGCCTGGACAACGCCTCCTACCAGGCGCCGGAGGAAGAGGAAACCTGGTTCCGGAGCCGCGAGGAGGCGGGGAGCGGCCCCCGAGGAGGCGCCGCCCGGCCCAGGGCGCAGCGCGGAGACCTCTCGCCCCGGTCGGAGGATGGGCCCCTGCCAGAGCCCGCTGGCCACTCCGTGGACTGTGGGTTCATTTCGGCCTTGATCTTCCTCGTGAGCGGGATCGTGCTGGTGGTGATCGCCTACACCATCCCCCGCCAGCCCCGGGTGGACCCCGCCGCAGTGACGGCCCGGGAGATGGAGAGGCTGGAGATGTACTACGCGCGCCTGGGCTCCCACTTGGACAAGTGTATCATCGCAGGGCTGGGCTTGCTGACCTTGGGGGGCATGCTGCTCTCCGTGCTGCTGCTGGTCTCCATCTACAAAGGGGAGCTGTACCGGAGACGGACCTTCCCGGGCTCCAGGGGGCCAAGGAAAACCTACGGATCTATAAATCTGAGACTGAGGCAACTCAATGGCGATGGGGGACAATCCTTGGTAGAGAATGAAGTCATCCAGGTGACAGAGACTACAATTGTCAGCCAGGGTTCTTAG